From a region of the Candidatus Pantoea bituminis genome:
- the mukE gene encoding chromosome partition protein MukE, with product MSSTNIEQVMPVKLAQALANPLFPALDSQLRAGRHIGIEELDNHAFLMDYQEYIEEFYARYNVELIRAPEGFFYLRPRSTTLIPRSVLSELDMMVGKILCYLYLSPERLANEGIFTQQELYDELLSLADENKLLKLVNQRSTGSDLDRAKLQEKTRASLSRLRRLGMVWFFGNDSSKFRITESVFRFGADVRSGDDAREAQLRLIRDGEAMLFENATAPVEADEPEENDSEASDNAEEQQA from the coding sequence ATGTCATCGACAAATATTGAACAAGTGATGCCAGTTAAACTGGCCCAGGCACTGGCAAATCCGCTTTTCCCTGCGTTAGACAGCCAGTTACGCGCGGGACGACATATAGGTATTGAAGAGCTGGATAACCACGCTTTTCTGATGGATTACCAGGAATATATTGAAGAATTTTACGCTCGCTACAACGTTGAGCTGATCCGTGCGCCAGAGGGATTTTTCTACCTGCGCCCGCGTTCGACTACGTTAATCCCGCGTTCTGTATTGTCTGAGCTGGATATGATGGTAGGCAAAATCCTTTGCTATCTCTATCTCAGCCCAGAACGTTTGGCCAATGAAGGTATCTTCACCCAGCAGGAGCTTTACGATGAGCTGCTGTCGCTGGCTGATGAAAATAAACTGTTGAAACTGGTTAATCAGCGTTCAACCGGTTCGGATCTGGATCGCGCCAAACTGCAGGAGAAAACGCGCGCCTCGCTGAGTCGCCTGCGTCGTCTGGGTATGGTGTGGTTCTTTGGCAATGACAGCAGCAAATTTCGCATTACTGAATCAGTATTTCGCTTTGGTGCCGACGTGCGCAGCGGTGATGATGCCCGCGAAGCGCAGTTACGCTTGATTCGTGACGGTGAAGCAATGCTGTTCGAAAATGCAACGGCGCCAGTTGAAGCCGATGAGCCTGAAGAGAATGACAGCGAAGCGAGTGATAACGCGGAGGAACAGCAAGCATGA
- the mukF gene encoding chromosome partition protein MukF, which yields MSEFSQTVPELVSWARKNDFSLALPVERLAFLLAIATLNGERMDGEMSEGDLIDAFRHVSKAFEQTYETVLVRANNAINDMVRQRLLNRFTSELTEGNAIYRLTPLAIGITDYYIRQREFSTLRLSMQLSIVANELKRAADAAEENGDEFHWHRNVFAPLKYSVAEIFDSIDMTQRLMDEQQQAVKHDIADLLNKDWRAAISSCEMLLSETSGTLRELQDTLEAAGDKLQENLLRIQDATLDSPDLGFVDKLVFDLQSKLDRITSWGQQAIDLWIGYDRHVHKFIRTAIDMDKNRVFAQRLRLSVQNYFDAPWALTYANAERLYDMRDEELTLRNEEVMGELPAELEYEEFNEIREQLAAMIEEALQEYKSQQKPLNLATVMRDYLAQYPRARHFDLARIVVDQAVRLGVAEADLAGLPVEWQAINDYGAKVQAHVIDKY from the coding sequence ATGAGTGAATTTTCCCAGACGGTACCTGAATTGGTATCCTGGGCGCGTAAGAATGATTTTTCGCTTGCGCTGCCAGTAGAACGTCTGGCCTTTTTGCTGGCCATCGCCACCCTTAACGGTGAGCGGATGGATGGCGAAATGAGTGAAGGCGATTTGATAGATGCCTTTCGTCATGTCAGTAAAGCTTTCGAACAAACCTACGAAACCGTGCTGGTACGCGCAAATAACGCTATCAATGACATGGTGCGCCAGCGCTTACTCAACCGATTCACCAGCGAACTGACGGAAGGCAATGCAATTTATCGCCTGACGCCGTTGGCAATCGGCATCACCGATTATTACATCCGCCAGCGTGAGTTCTCCACGTTGCGTTTATCTATGCAGCTGTCGATTGTCGCGAATGAGCTGAAGCGCGCTGCTGATGCCGCCGAAGAAAATGGCGATGAATTTCACTGGCACCGTAACGTATTCGCGCCGCTGAAATACTCTGTCGCTGAGATTTTCGACAGCATCGACATGACTCAACGTCTGATGGATGAGCAGCAGCAGGCAGTGAAACATGACATCGCCGATTTGCTGAATAAAGACTGGCGAGCGGCGATATCCAGCTGTGAAATGTTGCTGTCGGAAACCTCCGGGACGCTACGTGAGCTGCAAGATACGTTGGAAGCCGCTGGCGATAAGCTGCAAGAAAACCTGTTGCGCATTCAAGATGCCACGCTCGACAGCCCGGATTTAGGCTTCGTCGACAAGCTGGTGTTTGATCTGCAAAGCAAACTCGACCGTATTACCAGTTGGGGCCAGCAGGCAATTGACCTGTGGATTGGTTACGACCGCCACGTACATAAATTTATTCGTACTGCCATCGACATGGATAAAAACCGCGTCTTTGCACAACGCTTGCGCTTGTCAGTCCAAAATTACTTCGATGCGCCATGGGCGCTCACTTACGCCAACGCTGAGCGGCTGTATGACATGCGCGACGAAGAGCTGACGCTGCGTAATGAAGAGGTGATGGGTGAACTGCCCGCCGAACTTGAGTACGAAGAGTTCAATGAAATTCGCGAGCAGCTGGCAGCGATGATTGAAGAAGCGCTGCAAGAGTATAAGTCTCAGCAAAAACCGCTCAACCTCGCCACAGTGATGCGCGATTACCTGGCGCAATATCCACGGGCTCGACATTTCGATCTCGCGCGTATTGTGGTGGACCAGGCCGTGCGTCTCGGCGTAGCAGAAGCTGATTTAGCCGGCTTGCCCGTGGAATGGCAGGCCATTAATGATTACGGAGCCAAGGTGCAGGCACATGTCATCGACAAATATTGA
- the cmoM gene encoding tRNA uridine 5-oxyacetic acid(34) methyltransferase CmoM: MQDRNFDDLAEKFSQNIYGTTKGLIRQAILWDELETIIPSLSAEPLKILDAGGGVGQISSGLAARGHQILLCDLSAEMLRRAQENAEALGVSQNMQFKQISAQQVGEHLDTPVDLVLFHAVLEWVAEPEKVLKALFDVLRPGGVLSLMFYNLHGLTLRTLTLGNFGYLRTNLTKRKKRTLSPDFPRNPDDVYRWLEACGFVIEQRAGIRVFSDYMKPPKGEPKSDEEIIEMERRYCRQEPFLSLGRYIHVTVRKPGQKDEL, encoded by the coding sequence ATGCAGGATCGCAACTTTGACGATCTCGCGGAAAAATTTTCGCAAAATATTTACGGCACCACCAAAGGACTAATACGTCAGGCGATCTTGTGGGATGAGCTTGAAACCATTATTCCCAGCCTGTCAGCTGAACCGTTAAAGATTCTGGATGCGGGGGGCGGTGTTGGACAAATCTCCAGTGGCCTGGCAGCGCGAGGGCATCAGATTTTATTGTGCGATCTCTCCGCTGAGATGCTTCGCCGTGCGCAGGAAAATGCTGAAGCGCTGGGTGTGAGCCAGAACATGCAATTCAAACAAATTAGCGCCCAGCAGGTGGGCGAACATTTGGATACGCCAGTGGATCTGGTATTGTTTCACGCTGTGCTTGAATGGGTCGCTGAGCCTGAGAAAGTTCTTAAAGCCTTGTTCGATGTTTTGCGACCTGGCGGGGTGCTTTCGCTGATGTTTTATAACCTGCATGGCTTAACGCTACGCACCTTAACACTCGGCAATTTTGGCTATCTGCGAACCAATTTAACCAAACGTAAAAAGCGTACGTTGTCACCCGATTTCCCGCGCAATCCTGATGACGTTTATCGTTGGCTTGAAGCGTGTGGATTTGTTATCGAGCAACGTGCGGGCATTCGGGTTTTCAGTGACTACATGAAGCCGCCTAAAGGCGAGCCGAAAAGCGACGAAGAGATCATTGAGATGGAGCGGCGCTATTGCCGTCAGGAACCCTTTTTGAGCTTAGGGCGCTACATTCACGTAACCGTGCGCAAACCCGGGCAGAAGGACGAATTATGA
- the kdsB gene encoding 3-deoxy-manno-octulosonate cytidylyltransferase: MSFIAIIPARYASTRLPGKPLVDIHGKPMVVHVMERARESGASRVIVATDHPDVAKAVEAAGGEVCMTRADHQSGTERLAEVIEKYQFADDEIIVNVQGDEPMIPADIVRQVATNLAKADAGMATLAVPITDAEEAFNPNAVKVVMDAQGYALYFSRATIPWDRERYAASRDIIGDTLLRHIGIYAYRAGFIRRYIAWAPCPLEQIELLEQLRVLWYGEKIHVAVAKTIPSVGVDTPEDLVRVRLAMQA, translated from the coding sequence ATGAGTTTTATTGCCATCATTCCTGCGCGCTATGCTTCTACGCGTTTGCCTGGAAAACCGTTGGTCGATATTCATGGCAAGCCAATGGTGGTGCATGTCATGGAGCGTGCACGTGAATCCGGTGCCAGCCGGGTCATTGTCGCAACCGATCATCCCGACGTGGCAAAAGCGGTTGAAGCTGCTGGCGGCGAAGTCTGCATGACGCGCGCCGATCATCAATCGGGCACAGAACGTTTGGCTGAAGTGATCGAAAAATATCAGTTTGCTGATGATGAGATCATTGTAAACGTGCAGGGCGACGAGCCGATGATCCCTGCGGATATCGTTCGTCAGGTCGCAACCAACCTGGCAAAAGCTGATGCAGGTATGGCCACGCTAGCTGTGCCGATCACCGATGCTGAAGAAGCATTCAATCCCAATGCCGTAAAAGTGGTAATGGATGCACAGGGCTATGCACTCTATTTTTCGCGTGCGACCATTCCCTGGGATCGTGAGCGCTATGCGGCGTCTCGTGACATTATTGGTGACACACTGCTGCGTCATATTGGCATTTATGCCTATCGCGCTGGATTTATCCGTCGCTATATTGCCTGGGCGCCGTGTCCGCTAGAGCAAATCGAACTGCTCGAGCAACTTCGCGTGTTGTGGTACGGCGAAAAAATCCATGTCGCTGTGGCTAAAACCATTCCGAGCGTGGGTGTCGATACCCCAGAAGATTTAGTGCGCGTGCGTTTAGCCATGCAAGCTTAA
- a CDS encoding Trm112 family protein — translation MDHRLLEIVACPVCNGKLYYNNAQQELICKPDALAFPVRDGIPVLLENEARTLSIEEIHP, via the coding sequence ATGGATCACCGTTTACTCGAAATCGTTGCCTGCCCAGTTTGTAATGGCAAGCTGTATTACAACAATGCTCAACAAGAACTGATCTGCAAACCGGATGCGCTGGCATTCCCGGTGCGCGATGGCATTCCGGTTTTACTTGAAAATGAAGCCCGTACATTGTCGATTGAAGAGATTCATCCATGA
- a CDS encoding winged helix-turn-helix domain-containing protein — protein sequence MNVTHSLSLQQARNLHLAAQGMLRTPLRRARFQDLIDCVSRMSLLQIDTINVVARSPYLVLFSRLGHYPSSWLEQALKQGELFEYWAHEACFIPRADYKLLRHRMLSPEKLGWKYNATWMSEHQQEITDLLEHIRLNGPVRAADFASGDNHKPGWWAWKPHKRHLENLFSAGELMVAERRNFQRVYDLRSRVMPEWQDELHSIDEAEAINLMLLNSARSLGIFRAAWLPDYYRLKRVALKPFLTQMQANGDIVAVNVAGLGDMWLHRDSLSLLDSPLSASHSALLSPFDPVVWDRKRVLELFDFDYRIECYTPEAKRKYGYFVLPFLHRGQIKARLDARMVRKSNQLVIKNLWLEDNTRLSPSFIQDFQRAITRFAAWQDAEQVIIEQAPKALLYAWSSSWSINSKGA from the coding sequence ATGAACGTTACACATTCACTTTCGTTACAACAGGCTCGAAATCTTCATCTTGCTGCGCAGGGAATGCTGCGCACACCTCTTCGTCGCGCACGCTTTCAAGATCTTATTGATTGCGTCTCGCGTATGTCACTGCTGCAAATCGATACCATTAATGTCGTGGCGCGAAGTCCCTATCTGGTGCTATTCAGCCGCCTTGGCCATTATCCCTCGTCATGGTTAGAGCAGGCGCTGAAGCAGGGCGAATTGTTTGAATACTGGGCGCATGAAGCGTGCTTTATTCCTCGCGCGGATTACAAGCTGCTGCGTCATCGCATGTTGTCACCCGAGAAACTGGGTTGGAAATATAACGCAACCTGGATGAGCGAACATCAGCAAGAGATTACCGATCTGCTTGAACACATCAGGCTAAATGGCCCTGTAAGGGCTGCGGATTTTGCGAGTGGCGACAATCATAAACCAGGCTGGTGGGCATGGAAGCCGCATAAACGGCATCTGGAAAATCTCTTTAGCGCAGGGGAATTGATGGTAGCAGAAAGGCGAAATTTCCAACGCGTTTATGATTTACGCAGCCGCGTAATGCCTGAGTGGCAAGATGAATTACATAGCATTGATGAAGCTGAGGCGATCAACCTCATGCTACTCAATAGCGCTCGCAGTCTGGGAATTTTTCGCGCTGCCTGGTTGCCTGATTATTACCGCCTAAAGCGTGTTGCGCTTAAGCCCTTTTTGACGCAGATGCAGGCTAATGGTGACATTGTGGCCGTCAACGTGGCGGGTCTCGGTGATATGTGGCTGCATCGCGATTCTCTTTCGCTGCTTGATTCCCCTCTTTCCGCCAGCCATAGCGCACTGTTATCACCTTTTGATCCCGTGGTATGGGATCGTAAGCGTGTGCTAGAACTGTTCGATTTTGATTACCGCATCGAGTGTTATACGCCTGAAGCGAAACGCAAATATGGCTATTTCGTATTGCCTTTCTTACATCGCGGCCAAATTAAAGCACGGCTGGATGCCCGCATGGTGCGTAAGTCCAACCAGCTCGTGATTAAAAACCTGTGGCTGGAAGATAACACACGTCTGTCCCCCTCATTTATTCAGGATTTTCAACGAGCCATTACGCGGTTTGCAGCCTGGCAAGATGCAGAACAGGTTATTATTGAACAGGCTCCAAAAGCGTTGCTTTATGCATGGAGTTCGTCGTGGAGCATCAACAGCAAAGGTGCGTAA
- the lpxK gene encoding tetraacyldisaccharide 4'-kinase, giving the protein MIERIWSGRSPLWLLLWPLSLLYGAISTLIRYSYQRGWRKSWRAPVPVVVVGNLTAGGNGKTPVVIWLVQALQQRGLQVGVVSRGYGGKADHYPLRVNADTSTEQAGDEPVLIAQRTGALVAVAPKRRLAIEALLEGGDIDVVVTDDGLQHYALQRDKEIVVVDGVRRFGNGWWLPAGPMRERASRLKEVDAIIVNGGEAQPGEMTMFLQPGQATNLLTGEQLSIQQLENVVAMAGIGHPPRFFTTLKQQGLTPLAEIAFADHHAYSKEELSRLLLAGQNLLMTEKDAVKCRAFAQPNWWYLPVDADLRGEGVEPLLNDIEQLCRKPSPDPHH; this is encoded by the coding sequence ATGATTGAACGTATCTGGAGTGGACGATCGCCGCTGTGGTTGCTGTTATGGCCACTAAGCCTGCTCTACGGGGCGATCTCTACTTTGATTCGTTACAGCTACCAACGAGGCTGGCGTAAAAGTTGGCGAGCGCCGGTTCCGGTGGTGGTGGTGGGGAATCTCACCGCGGGCGGTAACGGTAAAACGCCTGTGGTGATCTGGTTGGTACAAGCATTACAACAGCGTGGCTTACAGGTCGGCGTAGTTTCACGCGGATACGGCGGTAAAGCTGATCATTACCCGCTGCGGGTGAATGCTGACACCTCCACCGAACAAGCGGGTGATGAACCGGTTCTTATTGCCCAACGCACGGGGGCACTCGTCGCGGTGGCCCCGAAACGACGTTTAGCTATTGAAGCATTGCTTGAAGGTGGCGACATTGACGTTGTTGTGACTGATGACGGATTACAACACTACGCGTTGCAACGTGATAAAGAGATCGTAGTAGTAGATGGCGTACGTCGTTTTGGTAACGGTTGGTGGCTACCCGCAGGCCCGATGCGTGAGCGAGCTTCACGCCTCAAAGAAGTCGATGCCATTATCGTCAATGGTGGTGAAGCACAGCCGGGTGAAATGACGATGTTTTTACAGCCCGGTCAGGCAACTAATTTACTCACTGGCGAGCAGCTATCCATCCAACAACTTGAAAACGTTGTGGCAATGGCTGGAATTGGCCATCCACCCCGCTTTTTCACTACGCTCAAGCAACAGGGTTTGACGCCACTAGCGGAAATTGCCTTTGCCGATCATCATGCTTACAGCAAAGAAGAATTATCACGTTTGCTTTTAGCGGGTCAGAACCTGCTTATGACAGAAAAAGACGCGGTGAAATGTCGAGCTTTTGCGCAACCAAACTGGTGGTATTTACCGGTTGATGCTGATTTGCGGGGTGAAGGTGTTGAGCCTTTACTGAATGATATTGAACAACTTTGCCGTAAACCTTCGCCTGATCCGCATCATTAA